A single Providencia manganoxydans DNA region contains:
- a CDS encoding fimbrial protein, with amino-acid sequence MKKIILATLISGVMSASAFAADQGHGKVTFKGEIIDAPCSISADSIDQTVELGQIANSILANGGASSPKQFTIELEDCVFPNNAGVQYNDKVQITFSGASAGFNSKLLGVTGLNPDEGLVGNVGIQITDTQGAPIDMGISTTQSHQLQAGSNTLQYSAFVRGANVAVDAIPLGKFEGVTNFTLAYN; translated from the coding sequence ATGAAAAAGATTATTTTAGCAACCCTGATTTCTGGCGTAATGAGTGCATCCGCATTTGCCGCTGACCAAGGCCACGGTAAAGTGACTTTCAAAGGCGAAATCATCGATGCACCATGCTCAATCAGTGCTGACTCGATTGATCAAACTGTTGAATTAGGTCAAATTGCCAATTCAATTCTGGCAAATGGTGGCGCATCTTCACCAAAACAATTCACTATTGAATTAGAAGACTGTGTGTTCCCGAATAATGCGGGTGTGCAATACAACGACAAAGTGCAAATCACGTTCAGCGGCGCAAGCGCAGGCTTTAACTCTAAGCTACTGGGTGTGACTGGCCTGAACCCAGATGAAGGCTTAGTGGGTAACGTCGGTATCCAAATCACGGATACACAAGGTGCTCCAATCGATATGGGCATCTCAACCACTCAGTCTCACCAACTGCAAGCAGGTAGCAACACCCTGCAATACAGTGCGTTTGTCCGTGGTGCGAATGTTGCCGTTGACGCTATCCCACTGGGTAAATTCGAAGGCGTCACTAACTTCACTTTAGCGTACAACTAA
- a CDS encoding FKBP-type peptidyl-prolyl cis-trans isomerase N-terminal domain-containing protein, whose amino-acid sequence MAAYFRVWPSRHWIFSFSLFSALFIIPSAHSEPQQNSLPGLLQFAQEYEARKAQQTENSPDVFSSTGIQLPQIKLKILQQQLYASQRREQQYREQLQQLQADVQRLNNNLQLLTQKNKAASQANSALITFNADDLKKNDSLRQAYAAGIAIGQDALTLHQDNQSYGQSLDKQAYLAGITDAIEGRMQLSPTELHAALIASQASMEKNKREQKTQQLALAKRFLTEWKKQKEVKSDPMGYDYKINYLGQGKIKDNDVISIVVKESLLDGTVVSDMELQNKSLTLPLDNYPPLFQSAIRHLQNHGEITFVVPPELAYGDEGYPPSVPPGASLIYTLRIADIQNSPIQ is encoded by the coding sequence ATGGCTGCGTACTTTCGGGTGTGGCCCTCACGTCATTGGATATTTTCATTCAGTCTGTTCAGTGCTCTTTTCATTATTCCGAGCGCACACAGTGAACCTCAACAGAATAGTTTGCCGGGGTTGCTTCAATTCGCACAAGAATATGAAGCTCGTAAAGCTCAGCAAACAGAAAATAGTCCAGACGTCTTTTCATCCACGGGGATCCAATTACCCCAAATCAAATTGAAAATATTGCAACAACAACTGTACGCCAGCCAGCGACGTGAACAACAGTATCGAGAACAACTTCAGCAACTGCAAGCCGATGTTCAGCGTCTTAACAATAACCTGCAATTATTGACTCAAAAAAATAAGGCAGCCTCTCAGGCAAATTCAGCCTTAATCACTTTTAACGCCGATGATCTGAAAAAAAATGACTCGCTACGCCAAGCTTATGCCGCGGGAATTGCCATCGGTCAAGATGCACTCACTCTTCATCAAGATAATCAGTCCTATGGGCAATCATTGGATAAACAAGCTTACCTAGCGGGGATCACCGATGCCATCGAAGGACGCATGCAACTTTCCCCCACCGAGCTACACGCAGCGCTCATTGCCTCACAAGCTTCGATGGAAAAAAATAAACGCGAGCAAAAAACTCAGCAGTTGGCATTGGCCAAACGTTTCTTAACGGAGTGGAAAAAACAAAAAGAAGTGAAATCAGACCCGATGGGCTATGACTACAAAATTAATTATCTAGGACAAGGTAAAATTAAAGACAACGATGTGATAAGCATTGTAGTCAAAGAATCGTTACTCGATGGTACCGTCGTCAGTGATATGGAGCTGCAAAATAAATCCTTGACCCTACCGCTTGATAACTATCCACCACTGTTCCAATCAGCGATCCGTCATTTACAAAACCACGGTGAAATTACTTTTGTGGTGCCACCTGAATTAGCCTATGGCGATGAAGGCTACCCACCCTCCGTTCCACCGGGCGCTTCGTTAATTTACACATTGCGCATTGCCGATATTCAAAACTCCCCAATACAATAA
- a CDS encoding outer membrane usher protein, which yields MSRTYHQPCAVYLAVMTALMPYSSPLMAADVVQFNTELLDLNDKKNIDLGQFSRAGYIMPGSYPLKIQLNQETLPEQKVTFYPSATDANESQACLTGDIVSQLGLKDEVIKDLTWWHDGSCVDLASIPGAEARGDLSTSTLYLSVPQAYLEYRTATWDPPSLWDEGIPGILLDYNVTARTNRPHKKGHNTYALNGNGVVGANAGAWRLRADWQSRLNHATGSGDPVNTDFQWSRFYAYRAIPQMRAKLTLGEDYLNSDLFDSFRFTGGSLRSDLNMLPPNLRGYAPEISGVATTNATVIVSQQGRILYQTQVAAGPFRIQDLSDATSGKLDVRVEEQDGTVQEFQVDTATIPYLTRPGAVRYKLSLGKPSTFDHRSSGDVFATGEFSWGISNGWSLFGGSLNSQDYNAFAAGIGRDLLAFGAISFDVTQSIARLPGEDRLSGGSYRVNYSKRFDDYDSQVQFAGYRFSERDFMSMSDYLNAKESGERRGGSKEMYTISLNKNFRDIGLSTYVNYSHQTYWDRPDSDRYNLMLTKTMDFGSVKNVNVSLSAYRNVYNETHDDGAYLSLSVPWGNGANIGYSIASNNNDVTNRATYYDRIDSQTSYQFSAGSARQGGTGSAYITHQGSNARLTANASYTHNGYTAFGLGAQGGFTFTPEGIDMHRVSTMGGTRLLIDTDGISDIPVKGRGAVVNSNAFGKAVVPDVNSYYRNKVKIDLNKLPDNAEVTDSVVQATLTEGAIGYRKFEVLSGRKMMVAVRLADGSFPPFGAQIRNARGQDTGIMNDNGQAYVSGINPNEIMVVQWVGEDQCQLQFPAQFDTLSANLLLQCEPITSRPPSFDKVKE from the coding sequence ATGTCGCGTACTTATCACCAACCTTGTGCGGTCTACCTTGCTGTAATGACAGCACTCATGCCCTATTCGTCCCCGTTAATGGCGGCGGATGTGGTGCAATTCAACACTGAACTGTTGGATTTAAACGACAAAAAAAATATCGACTTAGGTCAATTTTCGCGTGCGGGTTACATCATGCCCGGCAGTTATCCGTTGAAAATTCAACTTAATCAGGAAACATTACCTGAACAAAAAGTGACATTTTACCCGTCAGCTACCGATGCTAATGAAAGTCAAGCCTGTTTAACGGGTGACATTGTTAGCCAGTTGGGGTTAAAAGACGAGGTGATCAAAGATCTGACATGGTGGCATGACGGCAGTTGTGTGGATTTGGCCAGTATTCCGGGCGCAGAGGCGCGCGGTGACTTGTCCACATCGACCCTATACCTTAGCGTACCACAAGCCTATTTAGAATATCGTACCGCTACATGGGATCCACCGTCACTATGGGATGAAGGGATCCCCGGTATCCTATTGGACTATAACGTTACCGCACGAACTAACCGTCCACACAAAAAAGGCCACAATACCTATGCCCTAAATGGTAATGGCGTGGTGGGAGCGAATGCGGGCGCATGGCGTTTACGTGCAGACTGGCAGAGTCGTTTAAACCATGCGACTGGCTCGGGTGATCCTGTCAATACGGATTTCCAGTGGAGCCGGTTCTATGCTTATCGCGCGATCCCACAAATGCGCGCCAAACTGACGTTGGGGGAAGATTATCTTAACTCTGACCTGTTTGATAGCTTCCGTTTTACGGGCGGTAGCTTGCGCTCCGATTTGAACATGTTACCGCCAAATTTACGTGGCTATGCACCAGAGATTTCAGGTGTGGCGACGACAAACGCTACGGTGATTGTTAGCCAGCAAGGCCGTATTTTATATCAAACACAAGTAGCGGCGGGTCCGTTCCGTATTCAAGACTTGAGTGATGCGACCAGCGGAAAACTGGATGTACGTGTGGAAGAGCAAGATGGCACGGTGCAAGAGTTCCAAGTGGATACCGCCACCATTCCATATCTGACCCGACCAGGGGCTGTGCGTTACAAACTGTCATTGGGTAAACCGTCCACCTTCGATCACCGTAGTAGTGGTGATGTGTTTGCCACGGGTGAGTTCTCGTGGGGGATTTCCAACGGGTGGTCACTGTTTGGCGGCAGCCTCAACAGCCAAGACTACAATGCTTTCGCGGCCGGTATTGGACGTGATTTACTGGCTTTCGGTGCGATTTCCTTTGATGTGACGCAGTCGATTGCTCGTTTGCCGGGTGAAGACCGCCTGAGTGGCGGCTCGTACCGTGTCAACTACTCAAAACGTTTTGATGATTACGATAGCCAAGTGCAGTTCGCGGGCTACCGCTTCTCTGAGCGTGACTTTATGAGCATGTCAGATTACCTGAATGCTAAAGAAAGTGGTGAGCGTCGCGGTGGCAGCAAGGAAATGTACACCATTTCGTTGAATAAAAACTTCCGTGATATCGGGCTATCAACGTATGTGAACTATAGCCATCAAACCTATTGGGATCGTCCAGATAGCGATCGCTACAACCTGATGCTCACCAAAACCATGGACTTTGGTTCAGTGAAAAATGTCAACGTGTCGTTGTCTGCGTATCGCAATGTGTATAACGAGACCCATGATGACGGCGCTTATTTGTCACTGTCAGTGCCGTGGGGCAACGGGGCAAATATCGGTTACTCGATTGCAAGCAATAACAATGACGTGACCAACCGTGCGACTTATTACGACCGCATTGATAGCCAAACGTCGTATCAATTCAGTGCGGGAAGTGCACGCCAAGGCGGTACGGGCAGTGCCTATATTACCCATCAAGGTAGCAATGCACGTTTAACGGCTAATGCAAGTTATACCCACAACGGTTACACCGCGTTTGGCCTTGGGGCACAAGGTGGTTTCACCTTTACCCCTGAAGGCATCGATATGCACCGAGTGTCCACAATGGGCGGAACACGTCTGTTGATTGATACCGACGGTATCAGCGATATCCCAGTGAAAGGACGCGGTGCAGTCGTGAACTCGAATGCCTTTGGTAAAGCAGTGGTGCCCGATGTGAACAGCTACTACCGCAATAAAGTCAAAATTGATTTGAATAAACTACCGGATAACGCCGAAGTCACCGATTCGGTGGTACAAGCGACCTTAACGGAAGGGGCGATTGGTTACCGTAAGTTCGAAGTATTGTCAGGGCGTAAGATGATGGTCGCCGTGCGTTTAGCGGATGGCTCTTTCCCTCCATTTGGTGCGCAAATTCGCAATGCACGTGGGCAAGATACGGGCATCATGAATGATAACGGTCAAGCGTATGTCAGTGGGATAAATCCGAATGAAATCATGGTGGTACAGTGGGTTGGTGAGGATCAGTGTCAATTACAGTTCCCTGCACAGTTTGACACGCTTAGTGCCAATTTATTATTGCAGTGCGAGCCGATAACCTCGCGCCCGCCATCATTTGACAAAGTGAAAGAATAA
- a CDS encoding fimbrial protein — protein sequence MNKYILFFSCMLFLNIVQPSYTYAKNGQIGEVRVRGELIAEPCVIRPGDEEIEVDFGTIVDKYLYINTRSHIESYVIHLEDCDTSIFNTVDVTFVGNENPNLPGLLALDSNSVATRVGIAILDESENIIEINTPTPAYKLNNGNNELRFKAYVEAELDAIKSKSIGLGAFTATATFKLFYD from the coding sequence ATGAATAAATATATACTCTTTTTTAGTTGCATGCTTTTTTTAAATATTGTTCAGCCATCATATACATATGCTAAAAATGGACAAATAGGTGAGGTTAGGGTTCGAGGTGAACTTATTGCTGAGCCATGTGTTATTCGCCCAGGAGATGAAGAGATAGAAGTCGACTTCGGCACTATAGTGGATAAATACTTGTATATTAATACCCGAAGTCATATTGAGTCTTATGTCATCCATTTGGAAGATTGCGATACCAGTATATTTAATACTGTTGATGTCACTTTTGTTGGAAATGAGAATCCAAATTTACCTGGTTTATTAGCTTTAGACAGCAATAGTGTGGCGACACGAGTTGGAATAGCGATATTAGATGAAAGTGAAAATATTATTGAAATTAATACTCCAACACCAGCCTATAAATTAAATAATGGGAATAATGAGTTGCGATTTAAGGCTTATGTTGAAGCTGAGTTAGATGCAATTAAATCTAAAAGTATTGGGTTAGGTGCATTTACTGCAACAGCAACGTTTAAGTTATTTTATGATTAA
- a CDS encoding fimbrial protein, with protein sequence MKILLFFILSILSCHSYAFVCKTNDGVEVMGGTQNIYDVPIDSDIFAQPDRINEFADIDEFMTCRNEAPLSYVDYLRLTGARAGTKFTNISGLKTGVVLNGNYLLAPFSGQDYPVFALRVATQPLPIKLYLQVSTKPTNAVLIRKGDLLMTLYLHKYATWSIGGDPFDHYDFEWNFYAADDVIVGTGTCDINNNQIIEIDFGQINPSGISTVGASSRYQINKDLIYHCDDNNLTMPIKMYFTAEPAGFSNNAMLVRTGSAYGSGSVMPGMGVEMYHENKVVSPLNGNFISEIKNGYGQDTVTFTVVKKENIMPGDLIEGMFNASGTIVMSTP encoded by the coding sequence ATGAAAATATTATTATTTTTTATTCTCTCTATTTTATCATGTCATTCTTACGCTTTCGTTTGTAAAACAAATGATGGCGTTGAAGTTATGGGAGGAACGCAAAATATTTATGATGTTCCTATCGACAGTGACATATTCGCTCAACCTGATCGTATCAATGAATTCGCAGATATTGATGAGTTTATGACATGCAGAAATGAGGCGCCTTTATCATATGTCGATTATTTAAGGTTGACAGGGGCAAGGGCAGGCACCAAATTTACTAACATTTCTGGACTAAAAACAGGAGTTGTTCTCAATGGTAACTATCTTTTAGCCCCATTTAGCGGGCAAGATTATCCTGTATTTGCATTACGAGTAGCAACCCAACCATTACCTATTAAATTATATTTACAAGTGAGTACAAAACCAACAAATGCAGTGTTGATTAGAAAAGGCGATCTGCTAATGACACTTTATCTGCATAAATATGCTACTTGGTCGATAGGTGGTGACCCATTTGATCATTATGACTTCGAATGGAATTTTTATGCAGCTGATGATGTTATTGTCGGAACAGGAACTTGTGACATTAATAATAACCAAATCATTGAAATAGATTTTGGGCAAATTAATCCATCGGGTATTTCGACAGTTGGAGCATCAAGCCGTTATCAAATTAATAAAGATTTAATTTATCATTGTGATGATAATAACCTTACGATGCCGATAAAAATGTATTTTACTGCTGAGCCTGCAGGGTTTTCAAATAATGCGATGCTAGTGAGGACTGGAAGCGCTTACGGTTCAGGTTCAGTAATGCCTGGGATGGGGGTGGAAATGTATCACGAAAATAAAGTGGTATCCCCGTTAAATGGCAATTTTATCTCTGAAATTAAAAATGGATATGGCCAAGATACAGTGACTTTCACCGTAGTGAAAAAAGAAAATATTATGCCTGGTGATTTAATTGAAGGAATGTTTAATGCATCAGGAACGATTGTGATGTCAACTCCTTAA
- a CDS encoding tetratricopeptide repeat protein: protein MMKRHVGTLILISPLLLAGCDNQPVPKEQSATQAINATKHFEEGLSDYQASPPDYVSAAKHFQKAAEQGNVDAQLYLAALYESGLGVEQSWPKAIHWFKSAATQGSLPAQYQLGLIYEKGRGVEQSRSEALHWLTLAAEQGEADAQHQLGWLYMEESQYNQSSAQSALKWFQAAAEQGHASAQNMLGWLYENGASGQPNMAEAIRWYQAAADQSNAYALNNLGWFYWQGKGGKVDKEKALSYFTQAAELGDNDAQLNLGLIYYQGDGVPVSIELAQKWFMRAAEQNNAYAQYNLGWLIQKGQVAQTSHYAARYYFQLACDNGLQQACLALNTQN from the coding sequence ATGATGAAAAGACATGTTGGGACACTTATACTTATCAGCCCCTTACTACTGGCAGGTTGCGATAACCAGCCCGTACCAAAAGAGCAATCTGCCACACAAGCCATCAATGCCACTAAACATTTTGAAGAGGGACTGAGTGATTACCAAGCCAGCCCCCCTGATTATGTATCGGCAGCGAAGCACTTTCAAAAAGCTGCTGAACAAGGCAATGTTGATGCACAACTTTACCTTGCTGCGTTGTATGAATCAGGATTGGGTGTGGAGCAATCTTGGCCAAAAGCCATTCACTGGTTTAAATCTGCCGCCACACAAGGCAGTTTGCCAGCGCAATACCAATTAGGATTGATTTATGAAAAAGGGAGAGGTGTCGAACAATCGCGATCGGAAGCTTTACATTGGCTAACGTTAGCCGCAGAACAAGGTGAAGCTGATGCACAGCATCAACTGGGATGGTTGTATATGGAAGAAAGTCAGTATAATCAATCATCTGCACAATCAGCACTCAAGTGGTTTCAAGCCGCTGCCGAACAAGGGCATGCCTCTGCACAAAATATGTTGGGTTGGTTATATGAAAATGGCGCTAGCGGCCAACCCAACATGGCAGAAGCAATCAGGTGGTATCAAGCCGCCGCAGATCAAAGCAATGCTTATGCATTGAATAATTTGGGCTGGTTTTATTGGCAAGGTAAAGGTGGCAAAGTAGACAAAGAAAAAGCACTCAGCTACTTTACGCAAGCTGCTGAGTTAGGGGATAACGATGCCCAGTTAAATTTAGGGTTGATTTATTATCAAGGTGATGGCGTACCCGTTTCCATTGAGCTGGCGCAAAAATGGTTTATGCGTGCTGCGGAACAAAATAATGCCTATGCTCAATACAATTTAGGTTGGTTGATCCAAAAAGGCCAAGTGGCGCAAACCTCGCACTACGCCGCACGTTATTACTTCCAATTGGCTTGTGACAATGGGCTACAGCAGGCCTGTTTAGCGCTAAATACTCAAAACTGA
- a CDS encoding fimbrial protein, with amino-acid sequence MAISANCHRYSRFGWVSSLLCLSLWSGLSHAADRNATLYRPDGNWNVEGASGQLYVFGSLTESPCRIAMESVYQSVDMGNIETADLKKVGQTGRPVPFHIELLDCIETPTALRDIKTGSVAWSSEQPGVKMRFLAPSVPFYPQLARVVGVQGLGLQLSDEAGRVIPLGESSVPRLLSPGQDSLSFFITPVRIASELQAGAYRALISFELMYD; translated from the coding sequence ATGGCGATATCTGCAAACTGTCATCGATATTCCCGTTTTGGCTGGGTGAGTAGCTTATTGTGTCTTAGTCTGTGGAGTGGGTTGAGCCATGCTGCCGATCGCAATGCCACCCTTTATCGCCCTGATGGTAATTGGAATGTGGAAGGTGCGAGTGGTCAACTGTATGTATTTGGTTCGCTGACAGAAAGTCCGTGCCGAATTGCCATGGAATCGGTGTACCAATCAGTAGACATGGGCAATATTGAAACCGCGGATTTGAAGAAAGTAGGGCAAACGGGCAGGCCAGTACCATTCCATATTGAGTTGTTAGATTGTATTGAAACCCCTACGGCACTGCGTGATATTAAAACGGGCAGTGTGGCGTGGAGCAGTGAGCAACCGGGGGTCAAAATGCGTTTTTTAGCACCATCGGTGCCATTTTATCCTCAATTGGCGAGAGTGGTGGGTGTGCAAGGTCTCGGGTTGCAATTGAGTGATGAGGCTGGACGAGTGATCCCACTGGGCGAAAGTAGTGTTCCTCGTTTACTATCACCGGGACAAGATAGCTTAAGCTTTTTTATTACGCCAGTGCGGATTGCCAGCGAATTACAAGCAGGCGCTTACCGTGCCTTGATTTCTTTTGAGTTGATGTATGACTAA
- a CDS encoding fimbrial protein has translation MKGRQKHNALLCVLFGILGASAPAFSAPSQGWGKVSMYGEIVDTACAIETESRDQTIDMGVIPLSVLKQFGKAPPKPFNIQLVDCRWERYPSSKGEWQTFDVTFDGPANGDFFTVTGEAKGVQLAMRDDQGTPVIAGKPLPKRDIVPGEMTLNYELQLVTNNQRLQAGSYQTLLRFKIDYY, from the coding sequence GTGAAAGGACGGCAAAAACATAATGCACTGCTGTGCGTGCTTTTCGGAATACTGGGCGCGAGCGCACCCGCTTTTTCTGCTCCTTCTCAAGGGTGGGGAAAGGTCTCGATGTATGGGGAAATCGTCGACACCGCCTGTGCAATCGAAACCGAGTCTCGTGATCAGACGATTGACATGGGCGTTATTCCTCTGAGCGTATTAAAGCAATTTGGTAAAGCTCCGCCAAAACCGTTCAACATTCAATTAGTCGATTGCCGTTGGGAACGTTATCCCAGCAGTAAAGGCGAATGGCAAACCTTTGATGTGACCTTTGATGGCCCCGCAAACGGCGATTTTTTTACGGTGACAGGTGAAGCTAAAGGGGTGCAATTAGCAATGCGTGATGACCAAGGAACACCGGTAATTGCAGGGAAACCGTTACCCAAACGCGACATTGTTCCCGGTGAAATGACCTTGAATTATGAATTGCAGCTGGTAACCAATAATCAGCGCTTACAAGCTGGATCTTATCAAACGCTTTTGCGTTTCAAAATTGATTATTACTGA
- a CDS encoding fimbrial protein, producing the protein MNRLNDRVIRWISISAGLLLCSCLPLTAQAMNSNDIQYSGKLIALPCTVDPLYENFGVDFGGNINSKDLLNGQRRYSKEDIQFHLTDCDTSLGNSIAVKFSGVSTTDNGLLNVDTVSQASGIAIGLETPSGVALPINNTQVEPIISIKKGDMTIRLRAYVQAVEGATVESIQPGFFTAALTYSLVYE; encoded by the coding sequence ATGAATAGACTCAATGATAGGGTAATACGCTGGATATCAATAAGTGCAGGCCTATTACTTTGTAGTTGCTTGCCATTAACTGCTCAGGCGATGAACAGTAATGATATTCAGTACAGCGGAAAGTTGATTGCATTGCCATGCACAGTCGATCCTCTCTATGAAAATTTTGGGGTTGATTTTGGTGGCAATATTAATTCGAAGGATTTGCTGAATGGACAACGCCGTTATAGTAAGGAAGACATCCAATTTCATTTGACGGATTGTGATACTTCTTTGGGAAATAGTATTGCAGTGAAATTTAGCGGTGTTTCGACGACAGACAATGGATTATTGAATGTGGATACGGTGAGTCAGGCAAGTGGGATAGCAATAGGTCTGGAAACTCCAAGTGGGGTAGCGCTGCCAATTAATAATACTCAAGTAGAGCCTATAATATCGATAAAAAAAGGGGATATGACTATTCGGCTGCGAGCATATGTGCAGGCGGTGGAAGGCGCAACGGTAGAAAGTATTCAACCGGGTTTTTTTACAGCGGCGCTGACGTATAGCTTGGTATATGAATAG
- a CDS encoding outer membrane protein, which produces MGLPKSTLGLAVTAILFSHIAHANNGVYITGKLGSSIVQLSDQKWISEDGLDETYHGGNKTKGVFGGGISVGYDFYDMFSLPIRTEFDITMRDKASSHYNLATSSYGTPGSHGYWDPDDAKNDITLNTFMANSYYDFRNSSAFTPYISLGLGIASLKHKTTYEYTEIPYSPDVSDVDSYSKSKTAINFAWSFGVGTQYTFNENLALDLSYRYLDAGKSDISYIESKSKIKVKTNDIMLGIIYRF; this is translated from the coding sequence ATGGGGTTACCAAAAAGCACACTTGGCTTAGCTGTCACCGCGATATTATTTAGCCATATCGCACATGCAAACAATGGCGTTTATATTACGGGTAAATTAGGTAGTTCAATCGTCCAGTTGTCTGACCAAAAATGGATATCAGAAGATGGATTAGATGAAACTTATCATGGTGGAAACAAAACCAAAGGAGTATTTGGTGGTGGGATCTCGGTTGGATATGATTTTTATGATATGTTTAGCCTACCTATTCGGACTGAATTCGATATAACAATGAGAGATAAAGCTTCTTCTCATTATAATCTAGCGACATCCTCCTATGGTACACCTGGATCTCATGGCTATTGGGATCCCGATGATGCGAAGAATGACATCACCCTCAATACCTTTATGGCCAATTCCTATTATGATTTCAGAAATAGTAGTGCATTCACTCCTTATATTAGCCTAGGGTTAGGAATTGCAAGTTTAAAACATAAAACAACATACGAATATACAGAAATACCTTATTCCCCTGATGTAAGTGATGTTGATTCATATTCAAAATCCAAAACAGCGATTAATTTCGCATGGAGTTTCGGAGTCGGAACACAATATACCTTCAATGAAAACTTAGCATTAGATCTGAGCTATCGCTATTTAGACGCAGGGAAATCTGATATAAGCTACATTGAGTCTAAATCGAAAATTAAAGTAAAAACAAATGACATTATGTTAGGTATTATATATCGTTTTTAG
- a CDS encoding fimbria/pilus periplasmic chaperone produces the protein MKSPKRLLMATALLSVMYASQAWSAIALDRTRVIFNGEQKSVSLTITNKNPQLPYLAQGWIENDQSQKVSSPFVVLPPVQRLEPGKTSQVRIEALPDVAALPQDRESLFYFNLREIPPKSEKPNVLQLALQSKIKLFYRPSGIALSDTEKMNQPWQEKLTLTKQGDQYIAKNPTPFYVTIIGAAATANAPITKQFDAVMVAPFGEHALGVSSAQLGSSPVLTYINDYGGRLKLHFKCQSNQCAVVPEKKS, from the coding sequence ATGAAAAGTCCAAAACGTTTATTGATGGCAACCGCATTGTTATCGGTCATGTATGCAAGCCAAGCGTGGTCAGCGATAGCGCTTGACCGCACCCGTGTGATTTTTAATGGCGAACAAAAAAGTGTATCGCTGACTATTACCAATAAAAATCCACAGTTGCCATACTTGGCGCAAGGGTGGATTGAGAATGATCAAAGCCAAAAAGTCTCGTCGCCATTTGTGGTATTGCCGCCCGTACAGCGTTTAGAGCCGGGAAAAACCAGTCAAGTGCGTATTGAAGCGCTACCGGATGTGGCAGCGTTACCGCAAGATCGTGAAAGTTTGTTCTATTTTAACTTGCGTGAAATTCCACCGAAAAGTGAAAAACCGAACGTATTACAGTTGGCGTTACAAAGCAAAATTAAATTATTTTATCGTCCATCTGGGATCGCACTTAGTGATACGGAAAAAATGAATCAACCGTGGCAAGAAAAACTGACGTTAACGAAACAAGGCGACCAGTATATTGCCAAAAATCCGACGCCATTTTACGTCACCATTATTGGTGCCGCAGCGACCGCCAATGCGCCTATTACTAAGCAATTTGATGCTGTGATGGTTGCGCCATTTGGAGAGCATGCTTTGGGCGTGTCTAGCGCTCAACTGGGCAGTTCACCGGTGTTGACCTATATCAACGACTACGGCGGGCGTTTGAAACTGCATTTTAAATGCCAGAGCAACCAATGTGCGGTTGTACCTGAGAAGAAATCATAA
- a CDS encoding helix-turn-helix domain-containing protein, whose protein sequence is MNDLYFDLRSESDMRTVFTKAVGQEIYRIRRSRGITGRELAKELNVSQQQVSRYERGICNITVDTLILILNVLNVSVDGFFKQVYLNISDLQKQIDESYQRVFLSLKVSDEQVFKFN, encoded by the coding sequence ATGAACGACCTTTATTTCGATCTACGCTCTGAATCTGATATGAGAACCGTATTTACTAAAGCAGTTGGTCAAGAAATATATCGAATACGCCGTAGTAGGGGCATCACGGGAAGGGAATTAGCCAAGGAATTGAATGTTTCGCAACAGCAAGTTTCTCGTTATGAACGCGGGATATGCAATATTACGGTTGATACGTTGATTTTAATTTTGAATGTTTTGAATGTGTCGGTCGATGGTTTTTTTAAACAAGTGTATTTGAATATTTCTGATTTGCAAAAACAGATTGATGAAAGTTATCAGCGGGTCTTTCTTTCATTAAAAGTGAGTGATGAACAGGTGTTTAAATTTAATTAA